The following are encoded in a window of Trichocoleus desertorum ATA4-8-CV12 genomic DNA:
- a CDS encoding DUF3891 family protein, with protein MLYRTISTDRICITQPTHAWVAGQLAHAWGNEAFGSFAPYEAVCLGAEQHDIGWIPWEASPTFNPETGYPHSFMEVAPAVHTKLWAGAKHLAMPMGRYAALLVSLHGTGLYERFTSWQKSPESTRLVEAFLREEKAFQQQHMAQLQQDPGYAPHVTPEAIARNRQLVAIWDALSLAICMGVTEKRQFDQVPIATEDTTLALMPLHNDPTQLQVEPWCFRASSVSLLFEGRVLRSPAPNESTMHQQLANAPWVTLTATLHPAV; from the coding sequence ATGCTCTATCGCACCATCAGCACCGATCGAATTTGTATCACTCAGCCTACTCACGCTTGGGTGGCGGGACAACTGGCCCATGCCTGGGGGAATGAAGCTTTTGGCTCGTTTGCTCCCTACGAAGCCGTGTGTCTAGGAGCCGAGCAGCACGACATTGGCTGGATACCTTGGGAGGCTTCTCCTACCTTTAACCCTGAAACTGGCTATCCTCACAGTTTTATGGAAGTGGCACCAGCGGTTCACACCAAACTCTGGGCGGGAGCAAAACACTTGGCTATGCCAATGGGACGGTATGCGGCCCTGTTAGTCTCACTACATGGCACTGGGCTCTATGAACGCTTTACCAGTTGGCAAAAGTCACCCGAATCTACTCGCTTGGTCGAGGCATTTCTGAGAGAAGAGAAAGCATTTCAACAACAGCACATGGCTCAGTTGCAACAAGATCCAGGTTATGCCCCCCATGTCACTCCAGAGGCGATCGCTCGTAACCGACAGCTCGTGGCGATATGGGATGCACTCTCCTTGGCTATCTGTATGGGAGTCACAGAGAAACGGCAGTTCGACCAGGTTCCGATCGCGACTGAAGACACAACTTTAGCCTTAATGCCCCTACATAACGACCCTACCCAACTCCAGGTTGAGCCTTGGTGCTTTCGAGCCAGCTCTGTTTCGCTGCTATTTGAGGGGCGGGTTTTGCGATCGCCTGCACCGAATGAATCCACTATGCACCAACAGCTAGCGAATGCGCCTTGGGTGACACTGACAGCGACCTTGCACCCCGCTGTTTGA
- a CDS encoding fatty acid desaturase translates to MQEMQTRPETSFFGQRATFMTKLAVFGILTTTLGIAIAALPPPFKPLPQLLLGMMFAHGIELQHELTHHIIFANERLNRLVGIMLGLPMLVSFSLYKALHGHHHRTLGTPEDQESFSYSYEKLTSLRGFISHLSMFSHYTAALANIRAAILNQLRKDVPAKVAYRIQNEFRFLGGLILLLLMGSALGHTLVVWDIWLVPLILSAGPVHALIELPEHLGCDQQTIDPFRNTRSIRAGKLITWYVNGNNYHVEHHVNAALPINQLANFHAQLAPQIEHVEPSYWAFYKKFFQQCCR, encoded by the coding sequence ATGCAGGAAATGCAAACAAGGCCAGAGACTAGCTTCTTTGGCCAACGTGCTACTTTTATGACCAAGCTGGCAGTTTTCGGTATCCTAACCACCACTTTGGGAATCGCGATCGCGGCACTGCCTCCACCTTTCAAGCCTTTACCTCAACTTCTACTCGGTATGATGTTTGCTCATGGAATAGAGCTACAGCACGAACTTACCCATCACATTATCTTTGCGAATGAACGGCTCAATCGCCTAGTCGGGATTATGCTAGGGTTGCCGATGCTCGTCTCCTTTTCGCTTTACAAAGCGCTACACGGCCATCATCACCGCACTTTAGGAACGCCTGAGGATCAAGAATCCTTCAGCTACAGCTACGAAAAACTCACATCACTGAGAGGATTCATTTCTCATCTGTCAATGTTCAGTCATTACACCGCTGCGTTGGCAAACATACGCGCAGCAATCCTAAATCAACTCAGGAAGGATGTCCCTGCTAAAGTAGCCTACCGAATTCAGAACGAGTTTCGATTTCTAGGCGGCTTGATCTTGCTCCTGCTCATGGGGTCAGCTTTAGGGCACACATTGGTGGTTTGGGATATTTGGCTAGTGCCTTTAATTCTGAGTGCGGGACCTGTTCATGCCCTGATTGAATTGCCAGAGCATTTGGGCTGTGACCAACAAACAATCGATCCTTTTCGCAACACTCGCAGTATCCGGGCTGGCAAGTTAATCACCTGGTATGTCAATGGCAATAATTATCATGTTGAACACCATGTGAATGCAGCGCTACCTATCAATCAACTAGCTAACTTTCATGCTCAACTCGCACCCCAGATTGAACATGTAGAACCTTCGTATTGGGCTTTCTACAAAAAATTTTTTCAGCAGTGCTGCCGTTAG